A single region of the Lates calcarifer isolate ASB-BC8 linkage group LG16_LG22, TLL_Latcal_v3, whole genome shotgun sequence genome encodes:
- the ikzf5 gene encoding zinc finger protein Pegasus encodes MGEEKPDTLDFVKDFQEYLSQQTQHVNMISGSVSGVKEADELPADCSQNGLDHPSVDMSLEDSSGILVDGFERTYDGKLKCRYCNYATRGTARLIEHIRIHTGEKPHRCHLCPFASAYERHLEAHMRSHTGEKPYKCELCSFRCSDRSNLSHHRRRRHKLLPMKGARSLSHKKMLSVLQKKASSLGYGRRLLINFSPPSMVVHKADNVNDFSHELPHLRQESYDNQSRAVEDGLSSNQNHHHHDMVMDNPLNQLSTLAGQLASLPSESQAQTQPPMSPGAESIVDEKPFLIQQPHPATAPVAVTASMAHASSSSPITPEPRAPPHSNCSPGGGPCSEHSGRTSTPSISNSQPSTPAPGLSAPLQDHHMLHHCQHCDIYFPDNILYTIHMGCHGYENPFQCNICGHKCKSKYDFACHFARGQHK; translated from the exons ATGGGTGAGGAAAAGCCGGACACGCTGGACTTTGTGAAGGATTTCCAGGAGTACCTGAGCCAGCAGACtcaacatgtcaacatgatATCAGGCTCTGTCAGCGGCGTCAAGGAGGCGGACGAGCTGCCAGCAG ACTGCAGTCAGAATGGACTGGATCACCCATCAGTGGACATGTCACTAGAGGACAGCTCAGGGATCCTTGTAGATGGGTTTGAGAGGACCTACGATGGAAAGCTCAAGTGCCGCTACTGCAATTACGCCACCAGGGGCACGGCACGACTCATTGAGCACATCCGAATTCACACAG GAGAGAAGCCGCACCGCTGTCACCTCTGCCCATTTGCCTCGGCCTACGAGCGCCACCTCGAGGCCCACATGCggtcacacacaggtgagaagccTTACAAGTGTGAGCTGTGCTCCTTCCGCTGCAGTGATCGTAGCAACCTGTCGCACCATCGCCGCAGACGCCACAAACTCCTTCCAATGAAAGGTGCCCGCTCACTTTCCCATAAGAAGATGCTGAGCGTTTTACAAAAGAAGGCCAGCTCACTGGGCTATGGCCGCCGACTCCTCATCAACTTCAGCCCCCCTTCTATGGTTGTGCACAAGGCTGACAATGTGAACGACTTCTCCCATGAGCTGCCCCACTTACGTCAGGAGTCTTATGATAATCAGAGTCGAGCAGTTGAGGACGGGCTCTCCTCAAATCAAAATCACCATCACCATGATATGGTCATGGATAACCCCCTGAACCAGCTGTCCACCCTGGCAGGCCAGTTGGCCAGCCTCCCTTCAGAGTCCCAGGCCCAGACTCAACCTCCCATGTCTCCAGGAGCAGAGTCTATTGTGGATGAGAAGCCCTTCCTCATCCAGCAGCCCCACCCTGCCACGGCTCCTGTGGCTGTCACAGCCAGCATGGCCcatgcctcctcctcttccccaaTCACCCCAGAGCCTCGGGCTCCTCCCCACAGCAATTGCAGCCCCGGAGGGGGACCCTGCAGCGAGCACAGCGGGCGCACCAGTACCCCTAGTATCTCCAACAGCCAACCCAGTACGCCGGCTCCAGGCCTGTCTGCCCCACTCCAGGACCACCACATGCTACATCACTGCCAGCACTGTGACATCTACTTCCCCGACAATATCCTCTACACCATCCACATGGGCTGCCATGGCTATGAGAACCCATTCCAGTGCAACATCTGTGGCCACAAGTGTAAGAGCAAGTACGACTTTGCCTGCCACTTTGCACGCGGGCAGCACAAGTAA